From Longimicrobium sp., a single genomic window includes:
- a CDS encoding ABC transporter substrate-binding protein: PASSSPALREAGEWTFRVTPTDLEFSPALAQWAAQRLGRRRAAVLYANDDYGQGVRTTFERAFQAGGGAVVTADPYLPGVLTRGDELDPYLSRAIRRGADALVIGGQAEAGAKIVAAARRLGYTGPILGSDGLTGLKDAGPVAEGVFVSSAFLPDRPAAEAQRFVTSYRQRTQKLPDHRGAMTYDVMYLLSAAIEHAGTDRKAIRDYVASIGNGREGHQGVSGLIEFDEMGDVRGKEVSVGVVRGGQLVTAGRQ, encoded by the coding sequence CCCCGCGTCCAGCAGCCCGGCGCTGCGCGAGGCGGGGGAGTGGACGTTCCGGGTGACGCCCACCGACCTGGAGTTTTCGCCGGCGCTGGCCCAGTGGGCGGCGCAGCGGCTGGGGCGCCGCCGCGCGGCCGTTCTGTACGCCAACGACGATTACGGGCAGGGCGTGCGGACTACCTTCGAGCGCGCCTTCCAGGCCGGCGGGGGCGCGGTGGTCACGGCCGACCCGTACCTGCCCGGCGTGCTGACGCGTGGGGACGAGCTCGATCCGTATCTCTCGCGCGCCATCCGGCGCGGCGCGGACGCGCTGGTCATCGGCGGGCAGGCCGAGGCGGGCGCCAAGATCGTGGCCGCGGCGCGGCGGCTGGGGTACACGGGCCCCATCCTGGGGTCCGACGGCCTGACGGGGCTCAAGGACGCGGGGCCGGTGGCCGAGGGGGTGTTCGTCAGCTCGGCGTTCCTCCCGGACCGCCCGGCCGCGGAGGCGCAGCGGTTCGTGACGAGCTACCGCCAGCGCACGCAGAAGCTGCCGGATCACCGCGGGGCGATGACCTACGACGTCATGTACCTGCTGAGCGCGGCCATCGAGCACGCCGGCACCGACCGCAAGGCGATCCGCGACTACGTGGCGTCTATCGGCAACGGGCGCGAGGGGCACCAGGGCGTTTCGGGGCTCATCGAGTTCGACGAGATGGGCGACGTGCGCGGCAAGGAAGTGTCGGTGGGCGTCGTCCGCGGCGGGCAGCTGGTGACGGCCGGCAGGCAGTAG